From the genome of Ziziphus jujuba cultivar Dongzao chromosome 6, ASM3175591v1, one region includes:
- the LOC107430778 gene encoding putative receptor-like protein kinase At3g47110: MDIMDHSDLCCRWILSIFFHCGIILFCINVHMESASSAPDYGNESDHLALLDLKNKIIQDPLGIMNSWNHSIHFCNWVGITCNPSSKRVLALNLMALKLGGSIPPSIGNLTYLTEIRLQNNSFHGEIPQEMGHLLQLQHLNLSYNSFVGKIPTNITHCKELRYLIVSGNKLTGSIPVQFSSLSKMVGLDFSKNNLTGSIPAWIGNFTSLYSLSLRQNNFQGSIPEDLGHLKGLGEFILTDNNLSGIVPPSIYNISSIYYFTFTQNQLHGSLPPDVGITLPNLEIFAGGVNRFNGPIPVSLSNCSQLQKLDFAQNHLSGTVPENVGSLNNLNRLNFDDNLLGNGKSGDLNFLSSLANCTVMEVLGLAYNNFGGELPRSIANLSSHMSRLTIGGNILHGSIPNGIGNLVDLTILGLETNRLGGTVPEIIGKFHKLQGLYLRGNMFSGSIPFSLGNLTSLSVLFLEENKFEGSIPQSLGNCTFLMTLNLSSNSLSGNIPREVIGLSSLTISLSLSQNSLTGSLPSEVGVNLEELDLSENKLSGELPSNLGKCVSLERLHLEGNEFEGTIPQTLESLGGLAEMDLSRNNLSGLIPKFLSKLSTLKFINLSYNNFEGELPREGIFANATAVSILGNDKLCGGIPKQLLPPCLKHNSTRKIFSLKVVVPVTCAAILLAVILSFLVGYYIWRPVTKYSIEDWQSNISYSDLFQSTDGFSENNLIGSGSFGSVYKGVLSRDNTIVAIKVLNLQQQGASKSFLEECNALRSIRHRNLLKIITTCSSIDHEGNDFKSLVFEFMANGSLEQWLHPRDNGEHLNKRLSLIQRLNIAIDVASALGYLHHDCETPIVHCDLKPSNVLLDEDMVAHVGDFGLAKFLFEASDNPSESQTMSVSLRGSIGYIPPEYGMGGHVSILGDIYSYGIFLLELFTGKRPTDDIFKDAMSIYQFVEVALPNHVMDIVDPSLLFEDDEYEENETDIEEMAMKNVNRQVNVGRRTKNCLISVMQIGLMCSRHSPGERMLMNMVVNKMQAIRESYLKMQEEILFQISA; the protein is encoded by the exons atggacatcATGGATCATTCAGATTTGTGCTGTAGGTGgatattatccatatttttccactGTGGGATCATTCTTTTCTGCATTAATGTTCATATGGAATCTGCATCCTCAGCTCCTGATTATGGAAATGAATCCGATCATCTAGCTTTACTAGACTTGAAGAATAagataatccaagatcctctagGAATCATGAACTCCTGGAACCATTCCATCCATTTCTGCAACTGGGTTGGCATCACATGCAACCCGTCAAGCAAACGAGTATTGGCTTTGAACCTAATGGCTCTAAAGCTGGGTGGTTCAATCCCACCTTCAATAGGAAATCTCACTTACCTCACAGAAATTCGCCTGCAAAATAACAGCTTTCACGGTGAAATTCCTCAAGAAATGGGTCATCTTCTGCAGCTGCAGCATCTTAACTTATCGTACAATTCCTTTGTGGGAAAGATTCCAACAAATATAACTCACTGCAAAGAGCTAAGATATTTAATTGTAAGTGGCAACAAACTTACTGGGTCAATTCCAGTCCAGTTCAGTTCCCTATCAAAAATGGTGGGCTTGGATTTTAGCAAGAACAATCTTACTGGAAGTATCCCAGCTTGGATAGGAAATTTCACTTCTCTGTACTCGCTTTCACTTCGCCAGAACAATTTCCAAGGAAGCATACCCGAAGATCTTGGCCATCTAAAAGGCTTGGGGGAATTCATACTCACGGACAATAATCTCTCTGGTATTGTTCCTCCTTCTATTTATAATATCTCCTCCATATACTATTTCACGTTTACACAGAACCAGCTACATGGAAGCCTACCACCAGATGTTGGCATTACTTTGCCTAATCTCGAAATATTTGCTGGTGGAGTTAACAGATTTAATGGCCCTATTCCCGTATCATTGTCCAATTGTTCTCAACTTCAAAAGCTTGATTTTGCTCAAAATCATCTCAGTGGAACAGTGCCTGAGAATGTAGGGAGCTTGAACAACTTGAATAGACTCAATTTTGATGATAATTTGCTGGGAAATGGAAAATCCGGTGACCTTAATTTTCTTAGTTCATTGGCCAATTGTACTGTTATGGAGGTGTTGGGTCTGGCCTACAACAATTTTGGAGGAGAACTGCCTAGATCCATAGCTAACCTATCATCTCATATGAGCAGATTAACTATTGGGGGGAATATCTTACATGGAAGTATTCCAAATGGGATCGGAAACCTTGTCGACTTGACCATTCTCGGATTGGAGACTAACCGGTTAGGAGGTACTGTACCTGAAATAATAGGGAAGTTTCACAAGCTACAGGGACTTTACTTGAGAGGAAATATGTTTTCTGGGTCAATACCCTTTTCCTTGGGTAACTTAACTTCATTGAGCGTTCTCTTTTTGGAGGAGAACAAATTTGAGGGAAGCATACCTCAAAGTCTTGGAAACTGCACATTTTTGATGACCCTTAACCTTTCCAGCAACAGTCTCAGTGGTAACATTCCCAGAGAGGTCATCGGTCTTTCTTCCCTTACAATATCTTTGTCACTGTCTCAAAATTCCTTAACTGGTTCCTTACCATCTGAGGTGGGTGTAAATCTTGAGGAGTTGGATTTATCAGAAAACAAGTTATCAGGTGAGTTGCCAAGCAACCTTGGAAAATGTGTTAGTTTGGAACGCTTGCATTTGGAGGGCAACGAATTTGAAGGTACAATCCCTCAGACTCTGGAAAGTCTAGGAGGTTTGGCAGAAATGGATCTTTCCCGAAATAACTTATCTGggttgattccaaaatttcttaGTAAACTTTCAACTCTTAAGTTTATTAATCtttcttataataattttgagGGTGAATTGCCAAGAGAAGGGATTTTTGCAAATGCTACTGCAGTTTCGATTCTTGGAAATGATAAGCTCTGTGGTGGCATCCCAAAACAGCTTTTACCACCATGCCTCAAGCACAATTCAAcgaggaaaatattttctctgAAGGTGGTAGTCCCAGTAACTTGTGCCGCTATATTGTTAGCAGTTATATTGAGCTTTTTGGTTGGTTATTACATATGGAGGCCTGTTACTAAATATTCGATTGAGGATTGGCAATCGAATATTTCTTACTCGGATCTTTTTCAATCCACAGATGGGTTCTCTGAGAACAATCTAATTGGTTCGGGTAGCTTTGGTTCTGTATATAAAGGCGTTCTTTCTAGAGATAACACAATAGTCGCGATTAAAGTATTAAACCTTCAGCAACAAGGAGCTTCCAAGAGCTTCCTTGAGGAGTGCAATGCTTTGAGAAGCATTAGACATCGTAATCTTCTTAAAATCATTACTACCTGCTCAAGCATCGACCACGAAGGTAACGACTTCAAAAGTCTAGTTTTCGAGTTCATGGCCAATGGAAGTTTGGAGCAGTGGCTGCATCCGAGGGACAATGGTGAACACTTGAATAAGAGATTGAGCCTTATTCAGAGACTGAACATAGCCATCGATGTTGCTTCTGCTTTGGGTTATCTCCATCACGATTGTGAAACACCTATAGTTCATTGTGATCTAAAGCCGAGTAATGTTCTTCTTGATGAAGATATGGTTGCTCATGTTGGTGACTTCGGACTAGCAAAGTTCCTCTTTGAAGCATCAGATAACCCCTCGGAAAGCCAAACAATGTCTGTTTCGCTAAGGGGTTCTATTGGGTATATTCCTCCag AATATGGCATGGGAGGCCACGTTTCCATACTTGGAGATATCTACAGCTATGGTATATTCTTGCTAGAGTTGTTCACAGGAAAAAGACCTACTGATGATATCTTCAAAGATGCTATGAGCATTTACCAGTTCGTGGAGGTGGCTTTGCCTAATCATGTCATGGATATAGTAGATCCTTCGTTGCTATTTGAAGATGATGAATATGAGGAAAATGAAACCGACATTGAAGAGATGGCAATGAAAAATGTCAATCGCCAAGTCAATGTtggaagaagaacaaaaaattgTTTGATCTCGGTGATGCAAATTGGACTCATGTGCTCCAGACATTCACCAGGAGAGCGGATGCTTATGAACATGGTTGTCAACAAAATGCAAGCAATTAGAGAATCATATCTCAAAATGCAAGAAGAG ATTTTATTCCAGATATCAGCATGA
- the LOC112493316 gene encoding putative receptor-like protein kinase At3g47110, translating to MMSCSSLHTVGAVEWLDFTPISLSNCSAFKGPDFAQNDLIGTVPATLGRLRNVYRINFENNRLGNGNASDLNFFRSLPNCSILEVFGMGGNYFAGELPPSIVNLSYFMRIFTISGNFIHGNIPNGIENLVNLILLGLGNNGLGGSVPEAIGKLHELQVVSMDGNKFSRSIPRPLGNLTALTILFMQENMFEGTIPRSLGNCKNLITLNLSSNSLNGTIPKEVIDLSSLSISLSLSDNFLAGTLPSEVSHLKNLGELDLSEKKLSSELPSNLGECIGLEHRHLEANGFEGTIPQTLKKIRGLEEMDLLRNSFSRLIPKFLGELLTLKLLNLSYNNFYGELPSEGIFSNATAVSIIGNDKLCSDVPKLLLSPCLKRKHNSTRKIFSPKVVILVTCATILLVVY from the coding sequence ATGATGAGCTgtagcagtcttcacactgtcggtgcagtggagTGGCTAGACTTCACACCAATATCATTGTCAAATTGTTCTGCATTTAAGGGGCCTGATTTTGCTCAAAATGATCTCATTGGAACAGTTCCTGCTACATTAGGAAGATTGAGAAATGTTTATAGGATTAATTTTGAGAACAACAGACTAGGAAATGGAAATGCCAGTGACCTGAATTTTTTCAGGTCTTTGCCTAATTGTTCTATCCTAGAGGTTTTTGGTATGGGTGGCAATTATTTTGCAGGAGAACTGCCTCCATCCATAGTTAACCTTTCATACTTTATGCGTATATTTACTATTTCTGGGAATTTCATACATGGAAATATTCCAAATGGGATAGAGAACCTTGTTAACTTGATCCTTCTAGGATTGGGAAATAACGGGTTAGGGGGCAGTGTCCCTGAAGCAATAGGAAAGCTTCACGAGTTACAGGTAGTGTCCATGGATGGAAATAAGTTTTCTAGGTCAATACCTCGTCCCTTGGGTAACTTAACTGCATTGACCATTCTTTTCATGCAAGAGAACATGTTTGAGGGAACCATACCACGTAGCCTCGGGAACTGCAAAAATTTGATCACCCTTAACCTATCTAGTAATAGTCTGAATGGCACCATTCCCAAAGAGGTCATTGACCTTTCTTCCCTTTCAATTTCTCTATCACTGTCTGATAATTTCTTGGCTGGTACCTTACCATCTGAAGTGAGCCACTTGAAAAATCTTGGCGAGTTGGATTTATCAGAAAAGAAGTTATCTAGTGAGTTGCCTAGCAATCTTGGAGAATGTATTGGTTTGGAACACCGACATTTGGAGGCCAATGGATTTGAAGGTACAATTCCTCAAACTTTGAAAAAGATTAGAGGTTTGGAAGAAATGGATCTTTTGCGCAATAGCTTTTCTAggttgattccaaaatttcttgGTGAACTTTTAACTCTCAAGCTTCTCAATCTTTCTTATAACAATTTTTATGGTGAATTGCCAAGTGAAGGGATTTTTTCAAATGCCACTGCAGTTTCAATTATTGGAAATGACAAACTTTGCAGTGACGTCCCAAAATTGCTTTTATCTCCATGCCTTAAGCGAAAGCACAATTCaactagaaaaatattttctccAAAGGTTGTAATCCTAGTAACTTGTGCTACTATATTGTTAGTTGTGTATTGA